From a region of the Salvelinus fontinalis isolate EN_2023a chromosome 13, ASM2944872v1, whole genome shotgun sequence genome:
- the LOC129868422 gene encoding frizzled-9, which translates to MDVFNLRIAILLWCQLVIAASSLEIGVYDLERGRPAKCEPITIPMCQGIGYNLTRMPNFMKYASQAEASIKLNEFAPLVEYGCDMHLRFFLCSLYVPMCTDKVSTTIPACRPMCEQARQKCSPIMEKFSFGWPDSLDCSKLPTKNDPNSLCMEAPENDTKQETKKGEGMLPVPPRPRQPSSGTSGRSGTSLGSCENPEKFQYVEKSQSCAPRCSSAVDVFWSKQDKDFAFIWMAVWSTLCFVSTAFTVLTFLLDPQRFQYPERPIIFLSMCYNVYSVAFVIRSVAGAENIACDRENGELYIIQEGLESTGCTIVFLILYYFGMASSIWWVILTLTWFLAAGKKWGHEAIEAHSSYFHMAAWGIPAMKTIVILTMRKVAGDELTGLCYVGSMDVNALTGFVLIPLSCYLVIGTSFILTGFVALFHIRKIMKTGGTNTEKLEKLMVKIGVFSILYTVPATCVIICYFYERLNMDYWKFRVLESKCVSFPGRRNEDCSLEESVPTVAVFMLKIFMSLVVGITSGVWVWSSKTLQTWQGLCNRKLAVRTSRKPCGSVSCSSSHCHYKAPPVVLHMSKTDSYIESPTHV; encoded by the coding sequence ATGGATGTTTTTAATTTGAGGATTGCCATTTTACTGTGGTGCCAACTTGTTATTGCTGCATCCAGCTTGGAGATCGGAGTCTATGATCTAGAGAGAGGCAGACCTGCAAAATGCGAACCCATCACCATCCCCATGTGCCAGGGCATTGGCTACAATTTGACAAGAATGCCCAACTTCATGAAATATGCAAGCCAAGCAGAGGCCAGCATCAAACTGAATGAGTTTGCCCCTCTCGTGGAATATGGCTGTGACATGCACCTGCGCTTTTTCCTCTGCTCCCTCTACGTCCCCATGTGCACTGACAAAGTGTCCACCACCATTCCTGCCTGCCGACCAATGTGTGAGCAGGCCAGGCAAAAGTGCTCTCCCATCATGGAGAAGTTCAGCTTCGGCTGGCCTGACTCACTGGACTGCTCCAAGCTGCCCACTAAAAACGACCCCAACTCCCTGTGCATGGAGGCGCCTGAGAATGACACAAAGCAGGAGACCAAGAAGGGGGAGGGCATGCTCCCGGTGCCCCCCAGACCCAGGCAGCCCAGCTCAGGTACCAGCGGGCGCTCTGGCACTAGCCTGGGCTCCTGCGAGAACCCGGAGAAGTTCCAGTACGTGGAGAAGAGCCAGTCGTGCGCCCCACGCTGCTCCTCTGCAGTGGACGTGTTCTGGTCAAAGCAGGACAAGGACTTTGCCTTCATCTGGATGGCGGTGTGGTCCACACTCTGCTTTGTCTCCACTGCCTTCACCGTCCTCACCTTCCTGCTGGACCCGCAGCGCTTCCAGTACCCGGAGCGGCCCATCATCTTCCTCTCCATGTGCTACAATGTCTACTCGGTGGCCTTCGTCATCCGCTCGGTGGCCGGGGCCGAGAACATCGCCTGTGACCGGGAGAATGGCGAGCTCTACATCATCCAGGAGGGGCTGGAGTCCACGGGCTGCACCATCGTATTCCTCATCCTCTACTACTTCGGTATGGCCTCATCCATCTGGTGGGTCATCCTCACCCTCACCTGGTTCCTGGCTGCTGGTAAGAAGTGGGGCCACGAGGCCATCGAGGCCCACAGCAGCTACTTCCACATGGCCGCCTGGGGCATCCCAGCCATGAAGACCATAGTCATCCTCACCATGAGGAAGGTGGCCGGGGACGAGCTGACGGGGCTGTGCTACGTGGGCAGCATGGATGTCAACGCCCTGACTGGCTTCGTGCTCATCCCTCTGTCCTGCTACCTGGTCATTGGCACCTCCTTCATCCTCACAGGCTTCGTAGCGCTCTTCCACATCCGCAAGATAATGAAGACAGGCGGCACTAACACGGAGAAGCTGGAGAAGCTGATGGTGAAGATCGGTGTGTTCTCCATCCTGTACACGGTGCCCGCCACCTGCGTCATCATATGCTACTTCTATGAGAGGCTCAACATGGACTACTGGAAGTTCCGGGTTCTGGAGAGCAAGTGTGTTTCATTCCCTGGACGCAGGAACGAGGACTGCTCCCTGGAGGAGTCGGTGCCCACCGTGGCGGTGTTCATGCTGAAGATCTTTATGTCTCTGGTGGTGGGCATCACCAGCGGCGTGTGGGTGTGGAGCTCCAAGACCCTGCAGACCTGGCAGGGTCTGTGCAACAGGAAGTTGGCGGTGCGGACTAGCAGGAAGCCCTGTGGCAGCGTCAGCTGCAGCAGCTCCCACTGCCACTATAAGGCCCCACCCGTGGTGCTCCACATGTCCAAAACAGACTCTTACATAGAGAGCCCAACACACGTCTGA
- the LOC129868424 gene encoding inactive peptidyl-prolyl cis-trans isomerase FKBP6-like isoform X3 yields MSGNGLSTRIQQFLDPHERPMAGTQSPFHRLGQQMQDLLGDGGIKKEVVQPGEGPPVPRDSSVSRFLEYSDRPFETTSYLKYPRMMKLGRDVTLCGLELGILTMRKGEFSRFLFLPAYAYGEMGCPPLIPPVATVLYEVQVLDFLDSAQVDEFFAMSSEEQNTVLLSTLFNVVDTERSFGNRCFNQSRFEDAKDRYKQAVTLLGNREMEDKEEKRSIAAVQLPIYLNLSLTQLRLDRPLKALEYGHKAMEIDPTNTKALFRCGQAYLELFDYEKAQDYLTMAQANKPFDIDINKLLRKLAICYKDYLDKEKELCFKMCADFVKK; encoded by the exons ATGTCAGGAAACGGACTGTCGACCAGAATTCAGCAGTTTTTGGATCCCCACGAGCGGCCAATGGCAGGTACTCAG AGCCCTTTCCACCGCCTGGGCCAGCAGATGCAGGACCTCTTGGGCGATGGCGGGATCAAGAAGGAAGTGGTCCAACCTGGAGAAGGCCCACCAGTGCCAAGAGATTCATCTGTGTCAA GATTTCTGGAGTACTCTGACCGACCGTTTGAGACCACCAGCTACCTGAAGTACCCTCGAATGATGAAGCTTGGAAGAG ACGTGACTCTATGTGGCCTGGAGCTGGGTATTCTGACCATGAGGAAGGGAGAGTTCTCTCGTTTTCTCTTCCTGCCTGCGTATGCATATGGAGAGATGGGCTGCCCTCCACTCATCCCTCCTGTAGCCACTGTGCTCTACGAGGTGCAGGTCCTCGATTTCCTTGACTCAGCCCAAGTGGATGAGTTCTTCGCAATGAGTTCG gagGAGCAGAACACTGTTCTTCTGTCCACGCTCTTCAATGTGGTCGACACAGAGCGCAGCTTTGGCAACCGCTGCTTCAACCAGAGTCGCTTCGAGGATGCCAAAGATCGCTACAAACAG GCGGTGACTCTGCTGGGGAAtcgggagatggaggacaaggaggagaagaggagcatCGCAGCGGTGCAGTTGCCCATCTAcctcaacctgtccctgacccagCTCCGCCTGGACAGGCCCCTGAAAGCCCTGGAGTACGGCCACAAGGCCATGGAGATTGACCCCACCAACACCAAGGCCCTGTTCCGCtgtggtcag GCCTATTTGGAGTTGTTTGACTATGAGAAAGCCCAGGATTACCTCACGATGGCTCAGGCCAACAAACCATTCGACATCGACATCAACAAACTCTTGAGGAAGCTTGCCAT ATGCTACAAGGACTATTTGGACAAAGAGAAAGAGTTGTGCTTCAAGATGTGTGCAGACTTTGTGAAGAAGTGA
- the LOC129868424 gene encoding inactive peptidyl-prolyl cis-trans isomerase FKBP6-like isoform X1, whose protein sequence is MSGNGLSTRIQQFLDPHERPMAGTQSPFHRLGQQMQDLLGDGGIKKEVVQPGEGPPVPRDSSVSINFSGFLEYSDRPFETTSYLKYPRMMKLGRDVTLCGLELGILTMRKGEFSRFLFLPAYAYGEMGCPPLIPPVATVLYEVQVLDFLDSAQVDEFFAMSSEEQNTVLLSTLFNVVDTERSFGNRCFNQSRFEDAKDRYKQAVTLLGNREMEDKEEKRSIAAVQLPIYLNLSLTQLRLDRPLKALEYGHKAMEIDPTNTKALFRCGQAYLELFDYEKAQDYLTMAQANKPFDIDINKLLRKLAICYKDYLDKEKELCFKMCADFVKK, encoded by the exons ATGTCAGGAAACGGACTGTCGACCAGAATTCAGCAGTTTTTGGATCCCCACGAGCGGCCAATGGCAGGTACTCAG AGCCCTTTCCACCGCCTGGGCCAGCAGATGCAGGACCTCTTGGGCGATGGCGGGATCAAGAAGGAAGTGGTCCAACCTGGAGAAGGCCCACCAGTGCCAAGAGATTCATCTGTGTCAA TTAATTTCTCAGGATTTCTGGAGTACTCTGACCGACCGTTTGAGACCACCAGCTACCTGAAGTACCCTCGAATGATGAAGCTTGGAAGAG ACGTGACTCTATGTGGCCTGGAGCTGGGTATTCTGACCATGAGGAAGGGAGAGTTCTCTCGTTTTCTCTTCCTGCCTGCGTATGCATATGGAGAGATGGGCTGCCCTCCACTCATCCCTCCTGTAGCCACTGTGCTCTACGAGGTGCAGGTCCTCGATTTCCTTGACTCAGCCCAAGTGGATGAGTTCTTCGCAATGAGTTCG gagGAGCAGAACACTGTTCTTCTGTCCACGCTCTTCAATGTGGTCGACACAGAGCGCAGCTTTGGCAACCGCTGCTTCAACCAGAGTCGCTTCGAGGATGCCAAAGATCGCTACAAACAG GCGGTGACTCTGCTGGGGAAtcgggagatggaggacaaggaggagaagaggagcatCGCAGCGGTGCAGTTGCCCATCTAcctcaacctgtccctgacccagCTCCGCCTGGACAGGCCCCTGAAAGCCCTGGAGTACGGCCACAAGGCCATGGAGATTGACCCCACCAACACCAAGGCCCTGTTCCGCtgtggtcag GCCTATTTGGAGTTGTTTGACTATGAGAAAGCCCAGGATTACCTCACGATGGCTCAGGCCAACAAACCATTCGACATCGACATCAACAAACTCTTGAGGAAGCTTGCCAT ATGCTACAAGGACTATTTGGACAAAGAGAAAGAGTTGTGCTTCAAGATGTGTGCAGACTTTGTGAAGAAGTGA
- the LOC129868424 gene encoding inactive peptidyl-prolyl cis-trans isomerase FKBP6-like isoform X2 — translation MCVIDSAIRDGRYKEDLLRVTQSPFHRLGQQMQDLLGDGGIKKEVVQPGEGPPVPRDSSVSINFSGFLEYSDRPFETTSYLKYPRMMKLGRDVTLCGLELGILTMRKGEFSRFLFLPAYAYGEMGCPPLIPPVATVLYEVQVLDFLDSAQVDEFFAMSSEEQNTVLLSTLFNVVDTERSFGNRCFNQSRFEDAKDRYKQAVTLLGNREMEDKEEKRSIAAVQLPIYLNLSLTQLRLDRPLKALEYGHKAMEIDPTNTKALFRCGQAYLELFDYEKAQDYLTMAQANKPFDIDINKLLRKLAICYKDYLDKEKELCFKMCADFVKK, via the exons AGCCCTTTCCACCGCCTGGGCCAGCAGATGCAGGACCTCTTGGGCGATGGCGGGATCAAGAAGGAAGTGGTCCAACCTGGAGAAGGCCCACCAGTGCCAAGAGATTCATCTGTGTCAA TTAATTTCTCAGGATTTCTGGAGTACTCTGACCGACCGTTTGAGACCACCAGCTACCTGAAGTACCCTCGAATGATGAAGCTTGGAAGAG ACGTGACTCTATGTGGCCTGGAGCTGGGTATTCTGACCATGAGGAAGGGAGAGTTCTCTCGTTTTCTCTTCCTGCCTGCGTATGCATATGGAGAGATGGGCTGCCCTCCACTCATCCCTCCTGTAGCCACTGTGCTCTACGAGGTGCAGGTCCTCGATTTCCTTGACTCAGCCCAAGTGGATGAGTTCTTCGCAATGAGTTCG gagGAGCAGAACACTGTTCTTCTGTCCACGCTCTTCAATGTGGTCGACACAGAGCGCAGCTTTGGCAACCGCTGCTTCAACCAGAGTCGCTTCGAGGATGCCAAAGATCGCTACAAACAG GCGGTGACTCTGCTGGGGAAtcgggagatggaggacaaggaggagaagaggagcatCGCAGCGGTGCAGTTGCCCATCTAcctcaacctgtccctgacccagCTCCGCCTGGACAGGCCCCTGAAAGCCCTGGAGTACGGCCACAAGGCCATGGAGATTGACCCCACCAACACCAAGGCCCTGTTCCGCtgtggtcag GCCTATTTGGAGTTGTTTGACTATGAGAAAGCCCAGGATTACCTCACGATGGCTCAGGCCAACAAACCATTCGACATCGACATCAACAAACTCTTGAGGAAGCTTGCCAT ATGCTACAAGGACTATTTGGACAAAGAGAAAGAGTTGTGCTTCAAGATGTGTGCAGACTTTGTGAAGAAGTGA